From the Cucumis sativus cultivar 9930 chromosome 5, Cucumber_9930_V3, whole genome shotgun sequence genome, the window tctttgttgcttGTGCTGCCTTCAACACCTTCTTTGGCTCTATGTAACCTGTTACTGTCACCTTCATTTGCTTCACATCCACATCCACTTTCTTCGCGCCTGCAAAACCAAGCCATCGTCATTTTGAACTATATGATTTGTACTGTGTCAATAAATTAAGGAGCGCGCTTTTTCCAAAGAAGAGCTCTCGTCCGCAATTCAACTACTTTTGTAATAACGGAAAGATTGTATCGGGATAATTGCAGCTTAAGATGCACTTACTCATCAATCTACAAGGAGTTGTATGTGGATTATGACGCACAAAAACAAGTACAAGTAACAATCAAAAAGCCAAgcaaaaaatgaaacaaaagagaatttGAGAGAGTAGGAGAGTAGTAacttttatttagtttataatttgaaattactaCCAAACTCAAAAGTTTTACGTACCCTTAACACGAGACATGATTTGCTTCATCTTGCGGCCGCAGCCCTCGCAGTCCATACGAACCTTTAAGGATACTGTTTGcatctgcttcttcttcttcctgtGTTTGTTAACCAAATTGGAGAAGTACTCCCAAGTGCCTTCAACTCCCATTTTGATTAACTTCCCTTTTTCTATAAGTTTCTAAATGAGTACTTTCACAAGATGTGCTCTACCTGGCCGGAAGTGTTGTTATAAGATTATATAAATGGGATATTGGGAAGATTGccgatggaaaaaaaatggaaaaaccaATGGCTTTCTTGAACAAATTCAAGATTTCTGTAATTCTTTAGAACCTGAACTCCTTATAAACACTTAATATGGAGGGACTCAGTTGAAAAGATAATGAGAGTTTGACTCCAAAGTTGTACTTTTCTTTCTATGGAAAATTGGTTTTTTCACAAAATGGCTGAATACTTCATGTATAAGAAAAGGTGAAAGTGAAGAACaaagttaaaactaaaaagctTGAGAGGCAATGCCCTCACTGATGGTGACAATTTCAAAGCCTTATAGAACATTTTGATGATTCATATTCATATCTATCCATATATCTCTGCAAGAATATgcatatgtatatgtatggtTATTGGAGTGATATGgataaaaaattgatcaaGTTTCAATGATTAACATCCACGTGgataatttttcaatccaacGGTAGATGCGGAGCCACATGGcaatcaaaatattcaaaaggaACTGGTGAAGGTAGTTGCCTGGTTATGAATGTTGAATgaattgtttgttattttgtccTATACATATATCTCTATCGTGTAGCTAAATATTAATGCTATCTCCATAAcgaaaaaatacatttatctAAATTACTAATGCAATCTGTAATTCCAAATAGGTTAAGTTACAAGTTCagtatataaactttttaagtttatgtCGAACTACCttggttattttaaatctCCTAATTGTTACCATATTTACTGTTTTCTAATCATCCACTCTTTCCTTATTTGTTGAAGTATTTAATATCCACTACTATAatttatagtaattaaaatacattgcATGCATAgacaattataatataatctaCAAACTATTGCATTAATAACTCGATGCTCCAAGCAGGGATCTAATGGTTTGAAATTAAACATGGtacatgttttcaaatttcaaactaaatttacaactaCCATATGAGAGTTTCCTGTCTTTGGTTTTATGTTAACAGACAGTTATCCAGTTGTAGAATTAATGCATAGAAGATAGAGCAGTGATTTGGGCGGTGGGAATTTAGGAAAGGGATTGtagaaaagataatttaaaagaaaaaagaagtatatatatgaaaaggaaTATACAAAAGTATACCCAAATAAATGACTAGTTGTAGTTGTAGCTACTTTGCAAGGTGGCAACAATTTGGAATATTGGTTCCAAAACTTTCGTTATCATTATTCTTCCCTTGATTTCTGGTATTAGATTTTCTCTGTTGCTGCTGATCTTAATTAATGTGATAACAAaggtttttcctttttcatacCTTGTCTTtgcataataataaatttttgaatGGTTTAGATCAATTACCAATGTGGtggtatatatgtatattaattagatatatgCATATGGATGGCCAACATAATAGTCCCCACATACATTGTTTCATTACTAAAAATTATTGAGCATCCGGAGGCTTCTTCTATAATCTATAGccctaatatatatatatatatatatgttggtGGTTTCAAATATCACTCATATACTCTTTAGATTAAGttctatttccttttttagaTAATCTTGAGCCTCAACCTCACATCAAATATTTGTACCTTTTAACATATAGGTCCAAAGAGAGATTCTAGAGACAAATCGACAtgaaaaccctaaaatctTGGGGGAAAGTTGAAACATACCCTTCCATAAGTAttaaatagattttgttttaattcaaTAACTCACAAGTGAGAGTGAAAGATAATCGATTTCTTTTGTATTGAGTTATAGTTGAATTGATAATactaaataaaacttataaacttttaaagagttacattcaaatatagcaaagtgaacaaaaatatgtacaaaatattgtataatatCTAAGATGTCTTTATCTTGATCATAATAGTTGATCATAATAGTCTATCTAGATCTACCATAGTTCATAATAGATAAATTATactattttgctatatttataaatatagttcTATCACTTAAAATAATCTTGAGAGCGTGATTAAGAAGAGGGGGACTTCAATTTCATGAACTCATTAGTAACTACCAAAAGTTCTACAATTGAATAGAAGTTGTTACTCTTATTAAATATGTGTGGTACACTCGTTAAATAtaagacaaaaataataaattttgagattgaaatatttcaaaatatataggGTTATTCACTTGTAAATCCTTTCTTCCATATAAATTAGAGATGTATATGTTTACATGAATAGTCATCGCAACGTTCCTATCCTTTCGTTGTAGAAAAATAGCATCC encodes:
- the LOC101216875 gene encoding heavy metal-associated isoprenylated plant protein 24, which translates into the protein MGVEGTWEYFSNLVNKHRKKKKQMQTVSLKVRMDCEGCGRKMKQIMSRVKGAKKVDVDVKQMKVTVTGYIEPKKVLKAAQATKKKVEMWPYVPVSLEPYPYISASYDKKAPPNMVRSVPNTATITETLVNENYVRMFSDDNPYACSIM